DNA sequence from the Pseudodesulfovibrio senegalensis genome:
CCGGGAAGTCCGTCTTGGGGTTCGGCGGCATTTCAAGAGCATCTCCCTCATGGACGAGAGAGATGCGCTTATTCCCCGCTACGATTCGTTTTCCATTGGAAGATCAAGACGGGTTCTTTCTCTGTATGCTGGAAAGGACTCGTCTTTGTTTTTTTAAGGTTGTGCTGGAAAAAAGGAACCGGGGAAACAGCGCATGCTTTCCCTGCGTGTTGGTTGCTGCGGGGCGGTTTTGTCGGCCAGTGACGATTCTGTTATAATACTTTTCCTATATTTTTATAGCTGTTATGTGGTCGTAAACAACCACTGGAGATCAATATGCGAGCACTTTTGATGAGCATCTGTCTGCTGGGTATTCTTTTGGGCACAAGCGCCATGGCCGCGCAGGAAAAAGCATCGTGCGATATTCCCGCCTGCCCCGATTATTCAAAAGACATCAGCTGGGCAGCCAGGCCCGACAGCCCGGATAAGCCGGTCGACGTGTTCTACGTTTACCCCACGATCTACCCCGGAACCTGTCCGAAAAACATGGACGTGTTCAACACGGAACTGCGCGCTGACGTTCAGGGCCTGCTCAAGGCTCAGGCCGGGGTGTATTCATCGTCCGCCAATCTTTTTGCGCCGTATTATCGGCAGGTATCCTTTGCCTGCCTTGACCCGCTCAAGGATATGACCCTGAACAGCTATTTCCGTATCGGCGCGGACGATGTGCACCGTGCCTTCGACCATTATCTTTCCTTTCTCAACCATGGGCGCCCCTTCATTCTCGCCTCCCACAGCCAGGGGTCGGTGGTCATGCTCGACCTGTTGCGAAGCCGATTTCATGACCCGAAACTGCAGAAGCAACTCGTGGCGGCCTACGTCATCGGCTTCTCGGTCACGGACAAGGATCTGCAAGCCTATCCCTGGATAAAACCCGCACAAAAGGCGAACGATACCGGGGTGGTCATTTCGTGGAATACACAAGCTCCCGGAGCGACCGGTTCCCCGGTGTTGCGTCCCGGCGCCATTTGCATCAATCCGCTCACATGGACCACGTATGAAACCCCGGCAGACAAGAGTCTGAATCTGGGTGCGGTGTTTTTTGATGATTTCAAAGGCACCGTGAAACGCGAGGTGCCACATTACACTGGTGCGCAGGTCGATACAAAGAGCGGCGCACTGGTCACGACGCCCCCGGATGAATTGGAACTGGGCCATTTCCCGAAAGGCGTTCTGCATAAGTTCGATTACGCCTTCTGGTACCGCAATCTGGAGCAGAATGTCCGGGACCGCATCGACGCATATCTGAAACAATAGCGCAGCAAGGGGCCGGGGGGAAATCCACCGGTCCTTTTTCGTTTTATCGGCCGGGGACTGACCATCCTCTTGTGGAAAGTTTTGTTGAACGATTGACCACGAAAAAGAGCAGCCGCATGAAGCGACTGCTCTGAACTTTTGATGGCGTCCCCAAGGGGATTTGAACCCCTGTTAACGGCGTGAAAGGCCGTCGTCCTGGGCCAGGCTAGACGATGGG
Encoded proteins:
- a CDS encoding DUF3089 domain-containing protein, which produces MRALLMSICLLGILLGTSAMAAQEKASCDIPACPDYSKDISWAARPDSPDKPVDVFYVYPTIYPGTCPKNMDVFNTELRADVQGLLKAQAGVYSSSANLFAPYYRQVSFACLDPLKDMTLNSYFRIGADDVHRAFDHYLSFLNHGRPFILASHSQGSVVMLDLLRSRFHDPKLQKQLVAAYVIGFSVTDKDLQAYPWIKPAQKANDTGVVISWNTQAPGATGSPVLRPGAICINPLTWTTYETPADKSLNLGAVFFDDFKGTVKREVPHYTGAQVDTKSGALVTTPPDELELGHFPKGVLHKFDYAFWYRNLEQNVRDRIDAYLKQ